GCGGTATCTGCTGCAGCCGGCAATCCCCTATTATCCACATTACTCGATCAAGTTTCAGAGCTTATGATCGAAACGATGAAAGAAACAAGGCGGTTATGGTTGTTCTCCAAACAAACGTCAACGGAAAACTTAGTAAAAGAACATGCTAAAATCTATCATGCCATTTTAGAAAGGAACGAAGAAAACGCCCGGATGGCAATGATTGAACATCTCGAAAATGTCGACAATGTATTAAAAATGTATTTTTTTGAAAGTGCGGAAAAGTAATTCAAACAAATCAATCGATGAAAGCCTTCATACGATTTGAAGGCTCTGTATTTTTTTCCGAAAAGTCCTGAAGTTAACATTTTTTTTAAAAAAACAAATGCAAACACTTTCAACTATCTGAATATTTGTTATAGTATTAAATATTAGATATGATTTATTATATTCAGGTCATCAGATGACCTGTTGATTAAAGACATTATGAGAATATAAGTTTAAGTATAAGGGAGCGAGGAAAATGAAGGTCACCCTTTTTGCTACTTGTTTAGTAGATATGTTTCAAGGTGATGTTGGTAAAGCAACAGTGGAAGTACTAGAAAGACTCGGATGTGAAATTGACTTTCCGGAATCACAAATTTGCTGCGGCCAGCCTGCCTATAACAGCGGCTACGTAAAAGAATCAAAAGAAGCAATGAAAAGTATGATAACTACCTTTGAACATGCGGAGTATGTCGTTTCTCCAGCAGGTTCCTGTGCTTATATGTTTAAAGAATACCCTCACATCTTTAAGGGCGATCCTTTTTGGGAGCCAAAAGCGCAAGCGCTGGCGGATAAAACCTATGAATTCACGGAATTTATCGTCGATGTGTTAAAAGTCGAAGATGTGGGTGCAACATTAGAAGGAAAAGCAACCTTCCACACCTCCTGTCATATGACAAGATTATTGGGAGTCAAACAAGCACCGATGACATTATTAACTCATGTAAAGGGATTAAACTTTACCGAGCTGCCAGGTAAAGAGAGATGCTGTGGATTCGGAGGGACCTTCTCCGTTAAAATGGGGAATATTTCAGAGCAAATGGTCGATGAAAAGGCTTGTACCGTTGAAGAAACCGGAGCAGATATTTTAATTGGCGCAGATGCCGGATGCTTAATGAATATTGGCGGTCGCATTGATCGAAAAGGCATGCCAGTTAAAGTCATGCATATTGCTGAGGTCCTAAATAGCCGATGAAAAATAGATAACACGATAAAAAGGGGGATGACCAATGTCGATGAAAACAAGCGAAGATAAGTTTACGGACCGCGTTGATAAAGGGCTACACGATTCCTTCATGCGTGGAGCTGTTTCGAGTGCCCAAGGACGTTTTCAATCACGTCGTTTAAGTGCTGCAGAAGAGTTAGGAAACTGGGAGGATTGGCGTTCACACGGGGAAGAAATCCGCCAGCATGTACTAGAAAACCTAGACTATTATTTATTTCAGCTAAGTGAGAATGTCGCGAAGCGTGGAGGACATGTCTTCTTTGCGCAAACTGCTGATGAGGCAACCGAGTATATTAAGAGTGTCGCAGAAAAGAAAAACGCTAAAAAGATCGTAAAATCAAAGTCGATGGTGACGGAAGAAATCAATTTAAATGCGGGTCTTGAGCAATTAGGTTGTGAAGTGATTGAAACCGATCTAGGAGAATACATTTTGCAAGTGGATGACCATGAGCCCCCTTCTCACATTGTTGTTCCTGCGCTCCACAAAAATAAGGAGCAAATCCGCGATGTTTTTAAAGAGAAGCATGGATATCAACAGACAGAAAAACCAGAAGAGCTCGCTTTACATGCCCGTGAAAAACTGCGTCAAGAATATTTGACAGCTGATATCGGAATCACAGGATGTAATTTTGCTATTGCTGACACCGGCTCGATTACCCTCGTGACAAATGAAGGAAATGCCGATTTGGTATGCGCCTTACCGAAAACACAAATCACCGTTATGGGAATGGAAAGACTGGTTCCATCCTTTGAAGAGATGGAAGTTCTTGTTAGCTTATTAACGAGAAGTGCCGTAGGACAGAAACTGACGAGCTATATCACCACGTTAACAGGACCAAAAGAGGAAGGCGATGTCGACGGACCAGAAGAGGAAGGCGATGTCGACGGACCAGAAGAGTTTCATCTTGTTATTGTCGATAACGGCAGATCGGACATTCTTGGCGGAGAATTCCAATCGATTCTCCAATGTATCCGATGTGCAGCCTGTGTAAATGTATGTCCCGTTTATCGGCATGTCGGCGGACATTCATACGGCTCCATCTATTCTGGTCCTGTCGGTGCGGTGCTTTCACCGTTACTAGGCGGATATGATGATTATAAAGAGTTACCCTATGCTTCGACTTTATGCGGGGCCTGTACAGAGGCATGTCCGGTGAAAATTCCGCTGCATCAGCTTCTTCATAAACATCGCCAAGTCATCGTGGAAAAAGAAGGACGAGCTCCGATATCTGAAAAGCTTTTGATGAAGGCATTCGGGTTTGGTGCATCCTCCCCTGCTCTTTATAAATTTGGTTCAAAACTGGCTGGACCGGTAATGTCACCATTTACGAAAGATGATAAAATCTCAAAAGGTCCGGGACCATTAAAAGCATGGACAGATTCAAGAGATTTCCCGGCACCAAACAAAGAAAGATTCCGTGATTGGTTTAAAAATCGTCCACAAGGAGGGAATCCATCATGACCGGTATCATACAGAATCGCGATGCTTTTTTAGGAAAAATCGCCAGCTCACTTGGCCGTGAACAGAAAACAGAAATAGAAAGACCGGTCTGGAAATTTCATCCCCAAGATGAAGTTCTAAAAGGCGCCACACAAGATGAGCTTGTTGATGTGTTACGGGAACAATGTAAAAATATTCATACGAATTTTGTTATGACCTCAACGGCCAAGCTATCGGACTCATTAAAAGAAGTGGTAAACCACTATGGCGGCGGACCAATTGTCACATGGAAAGATGAGCGCTTTTCTCAATTTGGCCTCGAAAAAGTAATGAAGGAAGAATGGCCTCAAGAGGGGATTGATCTTCATATTTGGGATCATACAAAAGGCGAAGAAAATATCGCGAAGGCCGAGGCAGCAAATGTCGGAATTACGATTAGTGATGTGACACTGGCAGAATCAGGCACAGCGGTTCTCTTTAGCAGCAAGGATAAAGGTAGAACCGTCAGCTTTTTACCGGCGACTTCCATCATTATTATCCCGAAAAGCAGCATCGTTCCCCGCATGACACAAGCGGCCCGTATCATAAATGAAAAAGTAAAAAACGGCGAACAAATCGCCTCCTGCATCAACTTCATCACAGGACCAAGCAACTCAGCAGACATCGAAATGATCCTAGTCGTTGGCGTGCATGGACCCATAAAAGCAACCTACATCATAGTAGATGAAATGTGACCATGGGGACGGTTCTGACCATGGGGACGGTTCTGACCATGGGGACGGTTCTGACCATGGGGACGGTTCTGACCATGGGGACGGTTCTGACCATGGGGACGGTTCTGACCATGGGGACGGTTCTGACCATGGGGACGGTTCTGCTGGCAAAAAAGCCGGCAGAACCGTCCCCATGGTCCTCAGTTTTTTAGAAGAGTTAGGTGCCCAACCATTTCTTTCGCTTCAAATTTTTCCATCGGCGGAAGTGCTATAACGGTCAAAGAACCTGATTTAATCTCGGTTAATCCAC
This Neobacillus sp. YX16 DNA region includes the following protein-coding sequences:
- a CDS encoding (Fe-S)-binding protein, with amino-acid sequence MKVTLFATCLVDMFQGDVGKATVEVLERLGCEIDFPESQICCGQPAYNSGYVKESKEAMKSMITTFEHAEYVVSPAGSCAYMFKEYPHIFKGDPFWEPKAQALADKTYEFTEFIVDVLKVEDVGATLEGKATFHTSCHMTRLLGVKQAPMTLLTHVKGLNFTELPGKERCCGFGGTFSVKMGNISEQMVDEKACTVEETGADILIGADAGCLMNIGGRIDRKGMPVKVMHIAEVLNSR
- a CDS encoding lactate utilization protein B; the protein is MSMKTSEDKFTDRVDKGLHDSFMRGAVSSAQGRFQSRRLSAAEELGNWEDWRSHGEEIRQHVLENLDYYLFQLSENVAKRGGHVFFAQTADEATEYIKSVAEKKNAKKIVKSKSMVTEEINLNAGLEQLGCEVIETDLGEYILQVDDHEPPSHIVVPALHKNKEQIRDVFKEKHGYQQTEKPEELALHAREKLRQEYLTADIGITGCNFAIADTGSITLVTNEGNADLVCALPKTQITVMGMERLVPSFEEMEVLVSLLTRSAVGQKLTSYITTLTGPKEEGDVDGPEEEGDVDGPEEFHLVIVDNGRSDILGGEFQSILQCIRCAACVNVCPVYRHVGGHSYGSIYSGPVGAVLSPLLGGYDDYKELPYASTLCGACTEACPVKIPLHQLLHKHRQVIVEKEGRAPISEKLLMKAFGFGASSPALYKFGSKLAGPVMSPFTKDDKISKGPGPLKAWTDSRDFPAPNKERFRDWFKNRPQGGNPS
- a CDS encoding lactate utilization protein C, which produces MTGIIQNRDAFLGKIASSLGREQKTEIERPVWKFHPQDEVLKGATQDELVDVLREQCKNIHTNFVMTSTAKLSDSLKEVVNHYGGGPIVTWKDERFSQFGLEKVMKEEWPQEGIDLHIWDHTKGEENIAKAEAANVGITISDVTLAESGTAVLFSSKDKGRTVSFLPATSIIIIPKSSIVPRMTQAARIINEKVKNGEQIASCINFITGPSNSADIEMILVVGVHGPIKATYIIVDEM